The genomic segment TGCGGTAGGTTGTTGTTTGTAGAAACAATGTCCAGTATCAGAGTATCTTACAAAAGAGGCCTCCAGCGAAACTTCAAACAATGCTGCCGTCCATAGTCTGTGATACAATCCAACACATAATACTGTTCGTTCGTACTGTTCATCGACTTACCCTGCTGATGTTTGCCATATCGATGAAAAGATGAATGGAGGGCATGTCGGACCATTTTCAGGGCACCGTGGAGAACCCAGGTATCAACCAGCGCGCTCTGAAGCATCTCTTCAGTGAGATTGAGGACAAGAAGGACATGTGGACCTACTCTGTCAACGTCAGCTCGGTGGAAATCTACAACGAAGTTCTCAGGTATCAGCACCTTTGTCCTCCTCAGTCTCAGTGAAGCCATTATGACCATTTTTCCCAGTGTTATATCGCTTAATCCCGTTGGTCAGCTATCTGAAGGTGTTTTTGTGCACTTCTTCATGTGATCTGCAGGGATCTGCTCAGTAAAGATGGAGAGAAACTGGACATCAAGATGAACCCAGATGGCACTGGCCAGCTCCATGTCCCTGGTCTTAGGGTTACTGAGGTTAAGAACTTCAAGCACATTAAGAAGGTGGGGTACTCAACAGCTGGGCTCATGTTAATAGGAAGACTAGTCGCTCATCACAATCCTTCTATAAAATTGAATGTTTTgtttaaattaaaacatattttcacaTTAAAGTGCAAAGTGCTGTCTTTTGTTCCATTTAAAAGTTGCAAAAATTGGCATACTTTTGACACCGTGCTAAGTCTTATTGTGTGTTATCGCTTCCTCAAATGGCTGTACTTGATTCATGTTCTGTGCAGATTCTGGCCACGGCAAAGCGGAACCGGGTAACTTTTGGGACCCAGATGAACCACAACAGCTCTCGCTCCCACGCCTTGCTGACCATCACTGTGCTGGGAACAGACCTCATCAGCGGCACCAAAACATGCGGTGAGACACTAGCAACGTGCCTAGTGATGAGATCATTGCATGAACTGCATTTGCATTGGAATGTAACAGTGCAATTACATTGATGAGAAATTGACGGAAAAAGTCATCAAACTGAAAACGACATACAGCCGTGTTTCTCCAAGTTGCCCTTGCAAGCACTAGTGTTTTCCGTACATCCACCTGTCTTCTAATCACGTATCCTGGACAGCATCATGGCTGCCTGGAGTTCATTCAAGGCAAcagaggtggacagttcaggtctagaaagtaaaaatccagaccaagattttgattccaccaaccagctgagtcctctgtgactacaactctttatactcaactagttggttgaaacaaaatcatggttTCTGGACCCGAACTGTCCACCTCAGCGAGGCAGCATCGGCCACAAGACCTGGGCCTTGCGTGGCTCTGGAGGAGAGGTCCGTGAGCAGTAGTTTGCCGGTTCCTTGTACAAAAGCATCTGCCAAGTAAATAACTATGCAGGATAACaatccatcacatggcacaaacacacacaccataatACTCTGTGGGTGATTTAGAGACacattagcctaactgcatgtgttTAGACTGCAGAAGACACTTGCACTGCAGGCACTGTATGCATGGCATTAATGTATGGCAgtctttcccaatccggtcctcggggccccacagtcggtccatgtttttgcttcctccgagCTCCTGGCCTGTCTTTCGGTCCCCAAGGGCTGGACTGGGAATCACTAATGTAGGGTGTAATAGTGAGAGACTCATGGTACTTCCTGAACATTATCTCGGAGAACACCGTGCCATAACGTCCACCGCACACACAACCATGCAGGCAAGCTGAACCTGGTGGACCTGGCTGGTTCAGAGCGGGTGTGGAAGTCCGGGGCAGAGGGCGAACGCCTCAAGGAAGCCCAGAACATCAACCGCTCCCTGCTGGCGCTGGGAGATGTAATCCAGGCACTGAGGGGCCGGCAAACACATGTGCCGTTCAGGAACTCCAGACTCACCTACCTGCTGCAGGATTCCCTGGGCAAGGGCAACAAAACAGCCATGTTAGTGCAGGTAAACATGTCCGTTCAGTGTTCTCCAGTTTTACTTCATTACCTTTCTTTGCAGTGATTTTCAGTTTTCACTACAAGCGTGTATAAATGCTTCTCAATTTACGATGGTGTGATAGTGATGCATATT from the Brienomyrus brachyistius isolate T26 unplaced genomic scaffold, BBRACH_0.4 scaffold1195, whole genome shotgun sequence genome contains:
- the LOC125730361 gene encoding kinesin-like protein KIFC3 codes for the protein YALRPGNIRVLCRVKPVLREDQQEDGQAVVVTTNPDNESAVIVLHKGKSRTFELDKVFQPQATQEEVFQEIEPLVTSCIDGYHVCIFAYGQTGSGKTYTMEGTVENPGINQRALKHLFSEIEDKKDMWTYSVNVSSVEIYNEVLRDLLSKDGEKLDIKMNPDGTGQLHVPGLRVTEVKNFKHIKKILATAKRNRVTFGTQMNHNSSRSHALLTITVLGTDLISGTKTCGKLNLVDLAGSERVWKSGAEGERLKEAQNINRSLLALGDVIQALRGRQTHVPFRNSRLTYLLQDSLGKGNKTAMLVQISALERNVGETMCSLKFAQRVCAVELGPATQKIDRTAQCEQCS